In the genome of Achromobacter sp. MFA1 R4, the window GGCCGTCCAGGACATCGGCTTCTTCCAAACGGACCCCGCGCAAGAAAGCGCCGGCGGCGTCGGCAGCGTCTGCGTCGGCTGCAACGGCATCTGCAACTTCCACTGCGGCGGCCGCGATCGCAGCGGCGGCGCCCCGCCCCAAGCCTCGCAAGCCCGGCAAGCCCAAGAAAGAAACGCCCCGCATCGCCTTCGGCCGCTCCGCCAAGCCCGATGCCTTCGACGCGCGCGACATCCTGTTCCGCCCCAATATCTCTGTCACCCCCAAGGCGGAAATGATTCCCGTGATGGGGCTGACGGTGAAGCACCAGGGCGAGACCTCGGCCTGCACGGGCTTTGCGCTGTCCACGGTGGTGGAGTACCTGCTGCGCAAATCCGAACGCGACACGCGCCCGGCGATCTCGCCCTACATGCTGTATTCGATGGCCAGGCGCTACGACGAATTCCCCGGATCGGTCGACGACAGCGGCTCCAGCCTGCGCGGCGCGCTCAAGGGCTGGTTCCGGCACGGCGCCTGCGCCCAGGCCCTGTTCCCGTCCATCGACATGCCGCCCGCGGCCCAGCGCCCGGAAGACGATTGGTGGCTGGACGCCGTCAAGCGGCCGCTCGGCGCGTACTACCGCATCGACACGCGCAGCATCGTGGAGATGCATGCGGCGCTGAATGAAGTGGGCATTCTCTACGCCAGTGCGGGCTGCCACGAGGGCTGGGACCAAGGCCACGGCGTCACGCCGCGCGATGACGAAGCCACGCCCGTCACGCGGCCATTCTGGGTCATTCCGGCCAGCCAGGAAACCGCCGTGCTGGGCCACGCCTTCGTCATCGTGGGCTATACGCAGGACGGCTTTCTGATCCAGAACTCCTGGGGCGAGGAATGGGGCACGCACGGCATGGCGGTGCTGACCTACGACGACTGGATGCGCAACGCGATGGACTGCTGGGTCGTGCAGCTGGGCGTGGTCACGCACGAGCACGAAAGCATCTCCAACAGCATCAGCCTGCGCACCGAGGGAAAGAAGGTGACGCTTGCCGCCGGCAAGATACTGCGCGACCGCGAGCTCTCGCCCTTCATCGTCAACGTCGGCAACAACGGCAAGCTCAGCAACAGCGGCGCCTTCCGCACCACGCCGGACGACCTGCGCGCGATCGTCGACGTGCACATGGTCGCCGCGCGCGAGCGCTGGAACCTGAAGGACAAGCCGATGGACGTCTGCGTGTACAACCACGGCGGCCTGGTCGGCGAGAACGACGCCGCCGAGGCCGCC includes:
- a CDS encoding C1 family peptidase; this translates as MATRKTAARPSRTSASSKRTPRKKAPAASAASASAATASATSTAAAAIAAAAPRPKPRKPGKPKKETPRIAFGRSAKPDAFDARDILFRPNISVTPKAEMIPVMGLTVKHQGETSACTGFALSTVVEYLLRKSERDTRPAISPYMLYSMARRYDEFPGSVDDSGSSLRGALKGWFRHGACAQALFPSIDMPPAAQRPEDDWWLDAVKRPLGAYYRIDTRSIVEMHAALNEVGILYASAGCHEGWDQGHGVTPRDDEATPVTRPFWVIPASQETAVLGHAFVIVGYTQDGFLIQNSWGEEWGTHGMAVLTYDDWMRNAMDCWVVQLGVVTHEHESISNSISLRTEGKKVTLAAGKILRDRELSPFIVNVGNNGKLSNSGAFRTTPDDLRAIVDVHMVAARERWNLKDKPMDVCVYNHGGLVGENDAAEAAAEWIPLLYEHQIFPVFLMWETDFITTVRNIIQDAAHDVPRTTGGIGERLERWWNQRLERWLARPGTVIWGEMKQNAEAMSEPAAHGEDEAAMILLYRHFKSHVARGRVRLHIVGHSAGAIVASHFARRLAADGGELESLSLMAPAVTLKTFRELVVPLLGNRVKRYQQFHLSDRAEEDDPTCGPYRRSLLYLVSESFEGGTTTPLLGMERYFRDAGIPCDAVHVSPAGSPSGASRVVPVASSTHGGFDNDKGTQQQVIAFIKR